The following are from one region of the Staphylococcus argenteus genome:
- a CDS encoding penicillin-binding protein — MAKQKIKIKKNKIGAVLLVGLFGLLFFILVLRISYIMITGHSNGQDLVMKANEKYLVKNAQQPERGKIYDRNGKVLAEDVERYKLVAVVDKKASANSKKPRHVVDKKETAKKLSTVIDMKPEEIEKRLSQKKVFQIEFGRKGTNLTYQDKLKIEKMKLPGISLLPETERFYPNGNFASHLIGMAQKNPDTGELKGALGVEKIFDSYLSGSKGSLRYIHDIWGYIAPNTKKEKQPKRGDDVHLTIDSNIQVFVEEALDNMVERYRPKDLFAVVMDAKTGEILAYSQRPTFNPETGKDFGKKWANDLYQNTYEPGSTFKSFGLAAAIQEGAFDPNKKYKSGHRDIMGSRISDWNRVGWGEIPMSLGFTYSSNTLMMHLQDLVGADKMKSWYERFGFGKSTKGMFDGEAPGQIGWSNELQQKTSSFGQSTTVTPAQMLQAQSAFFNNGNMLKPWFVNSVENPVSKKQFYKGEKQFAGKPITKDTAEKVEKQLDLVVNSKKSHAANYRIEGYDIEGKTGTAQVAAPNGGGYVKGPNPYFVSFMGDAPKKNPKVIVYAGMSLAQKNDQEAYELGVSKAFKPIMENTLKYLNVGKSKDDTSNAEFSKVPDVEGQEKQKAIDSVSAKSLEPVTIGSGSQIKAQSVKAGNKVLPHSKVLLLTDGDVTMPDMTGWTKEDVIAFENLTNIKVNLKGSGFVSHQSITKGQKLTEKDKIDVEFSSENVDSNSTNNSDSKSDDTNKSDSKSDKDKSE; from the coding sequence ATGGCGAAGCAAAAAATTAAAATTAAAAAAAATAAAATAGGGGCAGTCCTACTTGTTGGTTTATTCGGACTGCTCTTTTTTATATTGGTTTTAAGAATTTCATATATCATGATTACTGGTCATTCTAATGGTCAAGATTTAGTCATGAAGGCAAACGAAAAATATTTAGTTAAAAATGCTCAACAACCTGAACGAGGCAAGATATATGATCGTAACGGTAAAGTACTAGCAGAAGATGTAGAAAGATATAAACTTGTTGCTGTTGTAGATAAAAAGGCAAGTGCCAATTCTAAGAAACCAAGGCATGTAGTTGATAAAAAAGAAACAGCTAAGAAATTGTCTACAGTCATTGATATGAAACCAGAAGAAATTGAAAAAAGACTTAGTCAAAAGAAAGTTTTTCAAATCGAGTTCGGTCGTAAAGGTACAAATTTAACATATCAGGATAAATTAAAAATAGAAAAAATGAAATTACCTGGTATTTCTTTACTGCCAGAAACAGAGAGATTTTATCCGAATGGCAACTTTGCATCTCACTTAATTGGAATGGCTCAAAAGAATCCGGATACTGGTGAACTTAAAGGTGCACTTGGTGTTGAAAAGATTTTTGATAGTTACTTAAGTGGTTCAAAAGGTTCATTAAGATATATTCATGATATTTGGGGTTATATCGCACCAAATACTAAGAAGGAGAAACAACCAAAACGTGGCGACGACGTTCATTTAACAATTGATTCGAATATACAAGTGTTTGTTGAAGAAGCGCTTGATAATATGGTTGAAAGATATCGTCCAAAAGATTTATTTGCAGTTGTTATGGATGCTAAGACTGGTGAGATACTAGCATATAGTCAACGACCAACTTTTAACCCAGAAACTGGTAAAGACTTTGGTAAAAAATGGGCTAATGACTTATATCAAAACACATATGAACCTGGGTCAACATTTAAATCGTTTGGATTAGCTGCTGCTATTCAAGAAGGCGCATTTGATCCAAATAAAAAATATAAATCAGGCCATAGAGACATAATGGGGTCTCGTATATCTGACTGGAATAGAGTTGGTTGGGGAGAAATCCCAATGTCACTAGGATTCACTTATTCATCAAATACTTTAATGATGCATTTACAAGATTTAGTTGGTGCAGACAAAATGAAATCATGGTATGAACGTTTTGGTTTTGGAAAATCAACTAAAGGTATGTTTGATGGTGAAGCGCCAGGACAAATTGGTTGGAGCAATGAATTACAACAAAAAACATCATCATTTGGACAATCAACAACTGTAACACCAGCTCAAATGTTGCAAGCTCAATCTGCATTCTTTAATAATGGTAATATGTTAAAACCATGGTTTGTGAACAGCGTTGAAAATCCAGTTAGCAAAAAGCAATTTTATAAAGGTGAAAAACAATTCGCTGGTAAACCAATTACGAAAGATACTGCTGAAAAAGTAGAAAAACAATTAGACCTGGTTGTTAATAGTAAGAAAAGTCATGCTGCAAACTATCGTATCGAAGGTTATGATATTGAAGGTAAGACTGGTACAGCTCAAGTAGCTGCTCCAAATGGTGGCGGTTATGTTAAAGGTCCAAACCCATACTTTGTAAGCTTTATGGGTGATGCGCCTAAGAAGAACCCTAAAGTAATAGTATATGCTGGTATGAGTTTAGCTCAGAAAAATGATCAAGAAGCTTATGAATTAGGTGTTAGTAAGGCTTTTAAACCTATCATGGAAAATACTTTAAAATATTTAAATGTAGGTAAATCTAAAGACGATACTTCTAATGCAGAGTTTAGTAAAGTACCTGATGTTGAGGGGCAAGAAAAACAAAAAGCTATTGATAGTGTGAGTGCAAAATCATTAGAACCCGTTACAATCGGTTCGGGATCACAAATTAAAGCACAATCAGTAAAAGCAGGAAATAAAGTGTTACCACATAGCAAAGTGTTGCTATTAACTGATGGTGACGTGACAATGCCTGATATGACAGGTTGGACTAAGGAAGATGTTATTGCCTTTGAAAACTTAACGAATATTAAAGTGAATTTAAAAGGTAGTGGCTTCGTATCTCACCAGTCAATCACAAAAGGTCAAAAACTCACTGAAAAAGACAAAATAGACGTAGAATTTTCATCAGAGAATGTAGACAGCAATTCAACTAATAATTCTGATTCGAAATCAGATGATACAAATAAATCTGACAGTAAATCTGACAAAGATAAGTCGGAATAA
- the mraY gene encoding phospho-N-acetylmuramoyl-pentapeptide-transferase: MIFVYAFLALVITFVLVPVLIPTLKRMKFGQSIREEGPQSHMKKTGTPTMGGLTFLLSIVITSLIAIIFVNDSNPILLLLFVTIGFGLIGFIDDYIIVVKKNNQGLTSKQKFLAQIGIAIIFFVLSNVFHLVNFSTNIHIPFTNIAIPLSFAYVIFIVFWQVGFSNAVNLTDGLDGLATGLSIIGFTMYAIMSFVLGETAIGIFCIIMLFALLGFLPYNINPAKVFMGDTGSLALGGIFATISIMLNQELSLIFIGLVFVIETLSVMLQVASFKLTGKRIFKMSPIHHHFELIGWSEWKVVTVFWTVGLISGLIGLWIGVH; encoded by the coding sequence ATGATTTTTGTATATGCGTTTTTAGCGCTAGTCATCACTTTTGTTTTAGTACCTGTATTAATACCTACATTAAAAAGGATGAAATTCGGACAGAGTATCCGTGAAGAAGGTCCACAAAGCCACATGAAAAAAACTGGAACACCAACAATGGGTGGTCTAACATTTTTATTAAGTATTGTGATAACATCATTGATTGCAATTATTTTTGTTAATGATTCAAATCCGATTTTATTATTGTTATTTGTGACAATTGGATTTGGGTTAATTGGTTTCATTGATGATTACATCATAGTTGTTAAAAAAAATAACCAAGGTTTAACAAGTAAACAGAAATTTTTAGCGCAAATTGGAATAGCAATTATTTTCTTTGTTTTAAGTAATGTATTTCATTTGGTGAATTTTTCAACAAACATACATATTCCATTTACAAACATAGCAATTCCATTATCCTTTGCCTATGTTATCTTTATTGTATTTTGGCAAGTTGGATTTTCTAATGCAGTAAATTTAACAGATGGATTAGACGGATTGGCTACTGGTTTATCAATTATTGGTTTTACAATGTATGCAATTATGAGCTTTGTATTAGGTGAGACGGCAATTGGTATTTTCTGTATTATTATGTTGTTTGCACTTTTAGGGTTTTTACCATATAACATTAACCCGGCAAAAGTGTTTATGGGCGATACGGGGAGCTTAGCACTAGGCGGTATATTCGCAACAATTTCAATCATGTTAAATCAAGAGTTATCATTAATTTTTATAGGACTTGTATTTGTGATTGAAACTTTATCAGTAATGTTACAAGTAGCTAGCTTTAAGCTTACTGGAAAACGTATATTTAAAATGAGCCCGATTCATCATCATTTTGAGTTGATTGGTTGGAGTGAATGGAAAGTTGTTACAGTATTTTGGACTGTAGGTTTAATTTCAGGTTTAATCGGATTATGGATTGGAGTGCATTAA
- the murD gene encoding UDP-N-acetylmuramoyl-L-alanine--D-glutamate ligase, giving the protein MLNYTGLENENVLVVGLAKSGYEAAKLLSKLGANVTVNDGKDLTQDAHAKDLESMGIKVVSGRHPLSLLDNDPIVVKNPGIPYTVSIIDEAVKRNLKILTEVELSYLISEAPIIAVTGTNGKTTVTSLIGDMFKKSRLTGRLSGNIGYVASKVAQEVKPSDYLITELSSFQLLGIEKYRPHIAIITNIYSAHLDYHENLENYQNAKKQIYKNQTKDDYLICNYHQRQVIESEELKAKTLYFSTQQEVDGIYIKDGFIVYKGIRIINTEDLVLPGEHNLENILAAVLACILAGVPIKAIIDSLTTFSGIEHRLQYIGTNRTNKYYNDSKATNTLATQFALNSFNQPIIWLCGGLDRGNEFDELIPYMENVRVMVVFGQTKDKFAKLGNSQGKSVIEANNVEDAVDKVQDIIEPNDVVLLSPACASWDQYSTFEERGEKFIERFRAHLPSY; this is encoded by the coding sequence ATGCTCAATTATACTGGCTTGGAAAATGAAAATGTATTAGTAGTAGGACTTGCAAAAAGTGGATATGAGGCAGCTAAATTATTAAGCAAGTTGGGTGCGAATGTAACGGTAAATGATGGTAAAGATTTGACGCAAGATGCGCACGCCAAAGATTTAGAATCAATGGGGATTAAAGTTGTTAGTGGTAGACATCCATTATCATTACTAGACAATGATCCAATTGTCGTTAAAAATCCTGGTATACCTTATACTGTGTCTATTATTGATGAAGCTGTGAAAAGGAATTTGAAAATATTAACTGAAGTAGAATTGAGTTATTTAATTTCAGAAGCACCAATCATAGCAGTGACAGGGACTAATGGAAAAACAACAGTCACATCTCTTATTGGTGATATGTTTAAAAAAAGTCGCTTAACAGGTAGACTTTCAGGAAATATTGGATATGTGGCATCAAAAGTTGCGCAAGAAGTAAAGCCGTCTGACTATTTAATTACTGAACTGTCATCATTTCAATTACTAGGTATTGAAAAATATAGACCACATATCGCCATTATCACTAATATTTATTCAGCGCATTTAGATTACCATGAGAACTTGGAAAATTATCAAAATGCTAAAAAGCAAATTTATAAAAATCAAACTAAAGATGATTATTTAATTTGTAATTATCATCAAAGACAAGTAATAGAATCAGAAGAATTAAAAGCTAAAACGTTATATTTTTCAACACAACAAGAAGTTGATGGTATTTATATAAAAGATGGCTTTATCGTATATAAAGGGATTCGAATCATCAACACAGAAGATTTAGTATTACCAGGAGAACATAACTTAGAAAATATTCTAGCTGCTGTACTTGCTTGTATTTTAGCAGGGGTGCCGATTAAAGCAATTATTGATAGTTTAACTACTTTTTCAGGAATTGAACATCGATTACAGTACATTGGTACTAACAGAACAAATAAGTATTACAATGACTCGAAAGCTACTAATACACTTGCAACACAATTTGCTTTGAACTCTTTTAATCAACCAATCATTTGGTTATGTGGTGGATTAGATAGAGGTAATGAATTTGATGAACTTATTCCTTACATGGAAAATGTTCGCGTAATGGTTGTATTCGGACAAACAAAAGACAAGTTTGCTAAACTAGGTAATAGTCAAGGGAAATCGGTCATTGAAGCAAACAACGTCGAAGATGCTGTTGATAAAGTACAAGATATTATTGAACCGAATGATGTAGTTCTGTTATCTCCAGCTTGTGCAAGTTGGGATCAATATAGTACTTTTGAAGAGCGTGGAGAGAAATTTATTGAAAGATTCCGTGCCCATTTGCCATCTTATTAA
- a CDS encoding cell division protein FtsQ/DivIB, whose protein sequence is MDDKTKNDQQEPNEDKDELELFTRNTSKKRRQRKRSEATRLFDQNESDKSQQAEFDEDIYLINKDFKKDKEDHDDLTNHNGDSDADYDRSLNSANQVYNPNQEDEHLSDSDKFGVASSDEYSNDENQQSDDVTSEGKVDANDSIDDKTKRKSKVTQLKPLTLEEKRKLRRKRQKRIQYSIITILVLLIAVILIYMFSPLSKIAHVNINGNNHVSTSKINKILDVKSDSRMYTFSKKNAINDLEEDPLIKSVDIHKKLPNTLNVDITENEIIALVKYKGKYLPLLENGKLLKGSNDVKINDAPVMDGFSGTKEDDMIKALSDMKPEVRRYIAEVSYAPSKNKQSRIELYTTDGLQVVGDISTIADKMKYYPQMSQSLSRDSSGKLKTRGYIDLSVGASFIPYRGNTSNQSESDKNVTKSSQEENQAKEELQSVLNKINNQSSKNN, encoded by the coding sequence ATGGATGATAAAACGAAGAATGATCAGCAAGAGCCAAATGAAGATAAAGATGAATTAGAACTATTTACTAGAAATACATCTAAGAAAAGAAGACAACGAAAAAGGTCTGAAGCTACACGATTATTTGATCAAAATGAGTCAGATAAATCGCAACAAGCAGAGTTTGACGAAGACATATATTTAATCAATAAAGATTTTAAAAAAGATAAGGAAGATCATGACGATCTTACTAATCATAACGGTGACAGTGATGCTGATTATGATAGGAGTTTAAACTCAGCTAATCAAGTTTATAACCCGAATCAAGAAGATGAACATTTAAGTGATTCTGATAAATTTGGAGTTGCCTCTTCCGACGAATACTCAAACGATGAAAATCAACAAAGTGATGACGTTACTTCGGAAGGTAAAGTTGATGCTAATGACTCAATAGATGACAAGACGAAACGTAAGAGTAAAGTTACTCAATTAAAACCTTTAACACTTGAGGAAAAACGGAAGTTAAGACGAAAAAGACAGAAGAGAATTCAGTATAGCATTATAACTATTTTAGTATTATTAATTGCTGTTATTTTAATTTATATGTTTTCACCACTTAGTAAAATTGCGCATGTAAATATAAATGGTAATAATCATGTTAGCACTTCGAAAATTAATAAAATTTTAGACGTAAAAAGTGATTCAAGGATGTATACATTTAGTAAGAAAAATGCAATCAATGATCTTGAGGAAGACCCTTTAATTAAAAGTGTTGATATACACAAGAAATTGCCAAATACGTTAAATGTAGATATAACAGAAAATGAAATTATCGCTTTAGTAAAATATAAAGGTAAATATTTACCTTTATTAGAAAACGGGAAATTGCTTAAAGGTTCAAATGATGTCAAAATCAATGATGCACCTGTAATGGATGGTTTTAGTGGAACAAAAGAAGATGATATGATTAAAGCGTTGTCTGATATGAAACCAGAAGTAAGACGATATATTGCAGAGGTTAGCTATGCACCAAGTAAAAATAAGCAAAGTAGAATAGAGCTGTACACAACAGATGGTCTTCAAGTCGTCGGTGACATTTCAACGATTGCTGATAAAATGAAATATTATCCACAAATGTCACAATCGTTATCTAGAGATAGTTCTGGTAAATTAAAAACACGCGGTTACATAGATTTATCTGTGGGCGCATCATTCATTCCTTATCGTGGTAACACATCAAATCAATCAGAAAGCGATAAAAATGTGACTAAATCATCTCAAGAAGAAAATCAAGCAAAAGAAGAATTACAAAGCGTTTTAAACAAAATTAACAATCAATCAAGTAAGAATAATTAA
- the ftsA gene encoding cell division protein FtsA gives MEEHYYVSIDIGSSSVKTIVGEKFHNGINVIGTGQTYTSGIKNGLIDDFDIARQAIKDTIKKASIASGVDIKEVFLKLPIIGTEVYDESNEIDFYEDTEINGSHIEKVLEGIREKNDVQETEVINVFPIRFIVDKENEVSDPKELIARHSLKVEAGVIAIQKSILINMIKCVEACGVDVLDVYSDAYNYGSILTATEKELGACVIDIGEDVTQVAFYERGELVDADSIEMAGRDITDDIAQGLNTSYETAEKVKHQYGHAFYDSASDQDIFTVEQVDSDETVQYTQKDLSDFIEARVEEIFFEVFDVLQELGLTKVNGGFIVTGGSANLLGVKELLSDMVSEKVRIHTPSQMGIRKPEFSSAISTISSSIAFDELLDYVTINYHDNEETEEDVIDVKDKDNESKLGGFDWFKRKTNKKDTHENEVETTDEEIYQSEDNHQEHKQNHEHVQDKDKEESKFKKLMKSLFE, from the coding sequence ATGGAAGAACATTACTACGTAAGTATTGATATTGGATCATCAAGCGTAAAAACAATAGTAGGCGAGAAATTTCACAATGGTATAAATGTGATAGGTACAGGACAAACCTACACGAGCGGTATAAAAAATGGTTTAATTGATGATTTTGATATTGCGCGTCAAGCAATCAAAGACACAATTAAAAAGGCATCAATCGCTTCGGGTGTAGATATTAAAGAAGTTTTCCTGAAGTTACCTATCATTGGAACGGAAGTTTATGATGAATCAAATGAAATCGACTTTTATGAGGATACAGAAATCAACGGTTCACATATCGAAAAAGTTTTAGAAGGTATTAGAGAAAAGAATGATGTGCAAGAAACAGAAGTAATAAATGTGTTCCCTATACGTTTTATAGTCGATAAAGAAAATGAGGTTTCAGACCCTAAAGAATTAATTGCCAGACATTCATTAAAGGTTGAAGCAGGCGTAATTGCTATTCAAAAATCAATTTTAATTAATATGATTAAATGTGTTGAAGCTTGTGGTGTAGATGTATTAGATGTTTATTCTGATGCTTATAACTATGGTTCAATCCTAACAGCTACTGAAAAAGAGTTGGGTGCATGTGTAATTGACATTGGTGAAGATGTTACGCAAGTTGCTTTTTATGAACGTGGTGAATTAGTTGATGCTGATTCGATTGAAATGGCTGGACGCGATATTACAGATGATATTGCACAAGGTTTAAATACATCTTATGAAACAGCTGAAAAGGTTAAACATCAATACGGTCATGCATTTTATGATTCTGCTTCAGATCAAGATATATTTACTGTTGAACAGGTTGATAGTGATGAAACAGTGCAGTATACTCAAAAAGACTTAAGTGACTTTATTGAAGCACGTGTTGAAGAAATATTCTTTGAAGTTTTTGATGTTTTACAAGAATTAGGATTAACTAAAGTAAATGGTGGATTTATTGTTACTGGTGGGTCAGCAAATTTACTTGGCGTAAAAGAATTATTATCTGATATGGTGAGTGAAAAAGTTAGAATTCATACACCATCTCAAATGGGAATTAGAAAACCTGAATTTTCTTCAGCAATTTCTACAATTTCTAGTAGTATCGCTTTTGATGAGTTATTAGATTATGTTACAATTAATTATCATGATAATGAAGAAACTGAAGAAGATGTTATTGATGTGAAAGACAAAGATAACGAATCTAAATTAGGCGGATTTGATTGGTTTAAACGTAAAACGAACAAAAAAGATACTCATGAAAATGAAGTAGAAACAACAGATGAAGAAATTTATCAATCAGAAGATAATCATCAGGAACATAAACAGAATCATGAACATGTTCAAGACAAAGATAAAGAAGAAAGTAAATTCAAAAAACTAATGAAATCTCTATTTGAATGA